Proteins from a genomic interval of Rosa chinensis cultivar Old Blush chromosome 2, RchiOBHm-V2, whole genome shotgun sequence:
- the LOC112190290 gene encoding palmitoyl-monogalactosyldiacylglycerol delta-7 desaturase, chloroplastic: MAWLPLMVQKPVYFLGRQWNGVDIVNVFTLVAIHLLALLAPFHFTWSAFWLGVALYYVTGVGVTISFHRNLAHRSFKLPKWLEYFFAYCAVHSLQGSPLEWVSSHRSHHQFVDTPNDPHTPLKGLWFSHIGWILDYRKRFGNYDGKLYNVGDLKKQTYYKFLHYTYPYHCIACGVVLYRIGGMPYLVWALAVRMTFFLHVTFSLNSVCHIWGNQVWDTGDLSKNNWLCGLLAHGEGWHNNHHAFEYSARHGFEWWQIDITWYLIRFLEIVGLATDVKLPTEIQKNRKALSNKISSMEQEGRFETKVK, translated from the exons ATGGCATGGCTACCTTTGATGGTGCAGAAGCCGGTTTATTTTCTGGGGAGGCAATGGAACGGTGTCGACATAGTTAATGTTTTCACCCTTGTTGCTATACATCTTCTTGCTCTTCTGGCGCCATTTCATTTCACATGGTCTGCGTTTTGGTTGGGCGTAGCACTCTACTATGTCACTGGTGTGGGGGTAACTATATCTTTTCATAGAAATCTCGCCCACAGAAGCTTCAAGCTTCCCAAATGGCTCGAATACTTCTTCGCCTATTGCGCCGTTCATTCGCTTCAG GGAAGTCCACTAGAATGGGTTAGCTCACACAGGAGTCACCACCAGTTTGTGGACACGCCGAATGACCCTCATACCCCTCTTAAGGGTTTATGGTTTAGTCACATTGGTTGGATCCTTGATTATCGTAAACGTTTTGGAAAT TATGATGGAAAACTATACAATGTTGGAGATTTGAAAAAACAGACATATTATAAGTTTCTTCACTACACGTACCCTTATCATTGTATTGCTTGTGGAGTTGTACTCTATCGCATAGGAGGAATGCCCTATTTAGTTTGGGCACTG GCTGTGAGAATGACATTTTTTCTCCATGTAACTTTTTCATTAAATTCGGTTTGCCACATATGGGGAAACCAAGTATGGGATACTGGTGATTTGTCCAAAAACAACTG GTTATGTGGATTGCTAGCTCATGGAGAAGGTTGGCACAATAACCACCATGCTTTTGAGTACTCAGCTCGACACGGTTTTGAATGGTGGCAAATTGATATTACTTGGTATCTGATAAGGTTTCTTGAGATTGTTGGTTTGGCAACGGATGTTAAGCTCCCGACTGAGATTCAGAAGAACCGAAAAGCTTTGTCAAACAAAATCAGTAGCATGGAGCAGGAGGGAAGGTTTGAAACAAAAGTGAAATGA